From the genome of Mycobacterium kansasii ATCC 12478:
AGGGCCCGCAGCAGGGGCAGCAGGGTCAGAAGGCTCAGAAGGGTCAGCCTCTTCGCCGCGGTGAACGTAGCGGGGGTGGTTTCGGTGTTGCTGCTCGGTGCCGGTCCGGCCCTCGCGGACCCGGATCAGGTGCCCGGCGACCCGGATGTGGTTGCACCTGCCGAGCCTGCCGACCCGGCGGCTCCCGCACCCGACCCGCTGGCCCTGCCGCCGGCCGACCCGCTTGCGCCGCCGCCGCCGGACCCGCTGGCGATACCGGTGGCGGCCGGCCCCGTCGCCGGGCAGGATCCCACACCGTTCGTCGGCGATCCGCCATTCCGGCCGCCGACATTCAACCCGGTCAACGGCGCGATGGTCGGGGTGGCCAAGCCGATCATCATCAACTTCCAGGTGCCCATCGCCGACCGTCCGATGGCCGAAAGTGCCATCCACATTTCGTCGATCCCGCCGGTGCCCGGCAAGTTCTACTGGATGAGTCCGACCCAAGTGCGGTGGCGCCCGCTCCAGTTCTGGCCGGCCAACACGGCGGTCAACATCGATGCGGCCGGCACCAGGTCGAGCTTTCGCACCGGTGACGCGCTGGTGGCCACCGCCGACGACGCCACCCACCAGATGACGATCACCCGCAACGGCGTTGTGCAGCAGACGTTCCCGATGTCGATGGGGATGTCGGCCGGTAACCACCAAACCCCCAACGGCACGTACTACGTCCTGGAGAAGTTCCCGACGGTGGTGATGGACTCCTCGACGTACGGGGTCCCGGTGAACTCGGCCCAGGGCTACAAGGTGACCGTTTCCGACGCCGTCCGCATCGACAACAGCGGCAATTTCGTGCACAGCGCGCCGTGGTCGGTGGGTGATCAGGGCAAGCGCAATGTCAGCCACGGCTGCATCAACCTCAGTCCCACCAACGCCAAGTGGTTCTACGACAACTTCGGCAGCGGGGACCCGGTGGTCGTGAAGAACTCCGTGGGGACCTACAACAAGAACGACGGCGCTCAGGACTGGCAGATCTAACCGTGTTTGTTGCGTCCTGAGCGGGCGCGATCATGCCGTGCAGGTAGGCGCCGGTCACGTCGTACCGGATCAGTGGCGCAAATCCGTAGTCATTAACTTGATTATCATGAGTCATGACGATCCTGGACGATGCTAGTCTTGCCCCATGACCGGCCCCCCGTCAGGCATTACCGCTTTGGATGAGCGCATTGCATTCCTGCTCTCACAGCTGGGGTCGTACAGCGACGGGGAGTTCCACCGCCGGCTGGCTCCCAGTGGCGTGGAACCGAGAGCCTACGCGGTCCTGATGGCACTGGCAGCCGACGACGGCCAATCTCAACGTCAGTTGTCGGCCCGGCTGGGCATCCATCGCAACGTCATGGTGACCGTCATCGACGAACTCGAACGCAAGCGCCTGGTCAAGCGCCTGCGACACCCCGAGGACCGGCGCGCATTCGCGATAACCCTGACCGATAAGGCCCGCCGCCTGCTCCCGGCCCTCGATGAATCCGGGCAAGCGCTCGACGAGGAGATGTCTGCGCCGCTGTCGCTGGTTGAACGTGACACCCTGCGAAAACTGTTGCGGCGGATGGCTGCCGGTGCCGGACTCATCCCCGGAGTTCATCCTCGAATGTCTGAGCGCGGTTAACCGGTAGGCGGTTCACCGGTCGGTTGCGCGTCGCAACCGTTGCGCCGCTACCAGTTCCACACGGACGGATCGTCCGGTGGGTATTGACCGCAGATGTCGGTGGTGTGCGCAGCGACGCCCTTGTTGTTGAAGAACAGCTTGGCATGGTTGGGCCACGCCAAGGTCAGGGGATCGGCGAAGTGTGTCACGAATTGCTCCGAATAAGCTCGCCGGTCGGCGACACCGAGCCCGTAGAACCAGTGCATCTGGTGTCGAGTCGCCTCCTGAATCTCAGCCGAGTGATTGTGGTAATCGATCATGTACCGCTGGTAGTAGACGGGTTCCACGTCGCGGGCGGCCGCCATGATCTGCTCGGCCGTGCACGTCGTAACAATCATTCGGTGCGGTATCGGATAGTCGTCGGTACCGTCGGCCGACGCGGTACCGGGCGCAGCTGCCAACCCGGCACTCACGGCAAGCGCGGCCACGGTTGCGCGAATACCCGCGCCGGGGCAGTTGCGACGAAATCCGGATGTCCATGAAAGGTCCTCTCCTGCTTGCGATCTGCAAGCACGGCCCGCGCTTTGGGATGACGCACACCAGGTGCCCGATGTGGGCAGGAGGTGCCGGCGGCACCCAGGAATTACCAGGCCTGAGCGCCGCTGGTGCCCCAGGAAGGTTCTCATTCGGCTGGGACTGGTTGCAGTGCAACCGGATTCGGCCGCGCTGGTGCCGGTAGGGGTGCGACGTGTCCAGGCCGGCTTCGAACCTGCAGCGGCCACCAGAACCAACGTCCGAGCACCGCGGCGATGGAGGGCGTCATCAGGGAGCGCACCACCAAGGTGTCGAACAGCAATCCCAGGCCGATCGTGGTGCCGCCCTGCCCGATTGCGCGTAGTTCGCTGGTCGCCATGGCGGCCATGGTGACGGCGAACACCAGGCCGGCGGCCGTGACGACGCCTCCGGTGGCCCCCATGGATCTGACGATCCCGGTTTTCAGTCCAGCGGTGATTTCCTCTTTGAACCGTGACACGACCAATAGGTTGTAGTCGGATCCGACTGCAAGCAGCACGATGACCGAAAACGCCATTGTCATCCAGTGCAATTCGATACCCAGGATGTATTGCCACAGCAGTACGGACAGACCAAAGGAGGCACCGAGTGACAACACCACCGTGCCGATGATCACGAACGAGGCAAAGAGGGCACGGGTGATCACCAACATGACGATGAAGATCAGCGTTATCGCGGCCGTCGCTGCGATCATCAGGTCCCATTTCGCGCCGGTCTGGATATCTTTGTAGGTTGCGGCGGTGCCGCCAAGGTAGAACTTGGCACCGGCCAGCGGCGTTCCTTTCACGGCTTCGTGTGCTGCCTGGAGTTCGGCATCGACATGCGAAATTCCCTCTGGTGTAGCGGGATCTGTGTCGTGCGTGATGATGATGCGAGCCGACTTGTTGTCGGGCGACACCATCAGTTTGAGGCCGCGTTGGAAATCGGGATTCTGAAAAGCCTCCGGTGGCAGGTAGAAGAAGTCGTCGTTCTTTGCCGCGTCGAAGGCTTGGCCCATGGCGGTCGCGGTGTTGGTCATGCGCTCGATCTGCGTGATCATCCCGTCGAAACTGCTGTACATGGTCAACAGGGTGGTCTGCATGCTCTTGGACACGACGATCATCGGCGGCAGCTGATCGAGCAGCTGCGGCAGCACCGCGTCCATGTTCTTCAGGTCGTCCAGCAACAAATCCAGGTTGTCGGTGAGTTTGTCGACGCCGTCCAGGCCGTCAAACACCGATCTCATCGCCCAGCAAATTGGTATGTTGAAACAATGCTGCTCCCAGTAGAAGTAGCTGCGGAGCGGCCTGAAGAAATCGTCGAAATCGGCGAGGTGATCCCTCATCTCGTCGGTTGTCGCTTTCATTTCCTCGGTATCGGCCACCATATGATGCGTGGTGTCGCTGAGTTGGCGCATCAGATCCATCATGCGTTCCATCGCGGCGACCATGACGCCGAAGTCGTCGCTCATCTTCTTCATGTCTGCCATGCGATCTTTCAAGAATTGCAGGTTTTCGGTGGTGGATACCGACTGCATACTGATCTGGAAAGGGATCGAGCTGTGTTCGATGGGGGTTCCCAGGGGCCTGGTAATGCTCTGCACACGGGCGATGCCCGGAACGCGGAATATGTTCTTGGCGATTCTGTCCAGGACCAGCATGTCGCTCGGATTCCGCAAGTCGTGGTCGGTTTCCACCAGCAACATGTCCGGGTTCATGCGGGCTGCGGTAAAGTGCCGCTCCGCGGCCGCGTACCCGATATTGGTGGGCAGACTGGCGGGGATGTAGCGGCGGTCGTTGTAGTTCGTGCGATATCCGGGCAGGGCGAGTAAGCCGACGAGGGCGACGGCGATTGCCCCGGCGAGAATGGGCACCGGCCACCGAACGACCGCGGTGCCGACCCGGCGCCATCCCCGGGTGTTGATCGTTCGTTTAGGGTCGAGCAGACCGAGCCGGCTGCCCGCGGTCAGAACAGCCGGCCCCAGCGTGAGCGATGCCGCGATGACCACGGCCAGACCGATGGCGCTGGGTATGCCCATGGAACTGAAGTAGTTCAGTCGGGTGAAGTGCAGGCACAGCATGGCCCCCGCGACCGTCAGGCCCGAACCCAGGATCACATGGGCGATACCGCGATACGCGGTGTAGTAGGCGGTCTCGCGATCCTCGCCTGCCTGGCGGGCCTCGTGGTATCGGCCGACGAGAAATATTGCGTAGTCGGTGCCGGCTGCGATGGCCAACGAGGTGAGCAGGCTGGTGGCGAAGGTGGACAGCCCCAGCATGCCGGCGTTTCCGATGACCGCGACAACCCCTCGCGCAGCACACATTTCGATCACCACCACCAGCAGCACGGGCAACAGGTTCCCGACGGACCGATACACGATGAGCAGCATGACGGTGATGACCACGAGTGTGATCACGGTGATCTTCACCATGCTCTTCTCGCCGGCATCGGTCAGGTCGGTGGTGAGCGGCGCCTGCCCGGTGACGTAGGCCCGCACCCCGGCCGGTGGATGGGAACGGGCGACGATATCCCGGACCGCCTCGACCGACTCGTTGCCCAACGGCTGGCCCACGTCACCGGCCAGGTTCAACTGGACA
Proteins encoded in this window:
- a CDS encoding L,D-transpeptidase, with the translated sequence MSRWTRARSRGSRVRRLRRVSLFAAVNVAGVVSVLLLGAGPALADPDQVPGDPDVVAPAEPADPAAPAPDPLALPPADPLAPPPPDPLAIPVAAGPVAGQDPTPFVGDPPFRPPTFNPVNGAMVGVAKPIIINFQVPIADRPMAESAIHISSIPPVPGKFYWMSPTQVRWRPLQFWPANTAVNIDAAGTRSSFRTGDALVATADDATHQMTITRNGVVQQTFPMSMGMSAGNHQTPNGTYYVLEKFPTVVMDSSTYGVPVNSAQGYKVTVSDAVRIDNSGNFVHSAPWSVGDQGKRNVSHGCINLSPTNAKWFYDNFGSGDPVVVKNSVGTYNKNDGAQDWQI
- a CDS encoding MarR family winged helix-turn-helix transcriptional regulator, whose amino-acid sequence is MTGPPSGITALDERIAFLLSQLGSYSDGEFHRRLAPSGVEPRAYAVLMALAADDGQSQRQLSARLGIHRNVMVTVIDELERKRLVKRLRHPEDRRAFAITLTDKARRLLPALDESGQALDEEMSAPLSLVERDTLRKLLRRMAAGAGLIPGVHPRMSERG
- a CDS encoding DUF5078 domain-containing protein, with translation MAALAVSAGLAAAPGTASADGTDDYPIPHRMIVTTCTAEQIMAAARDVEPVYYQRYMIDYHNHSAEIQEATRHQMHWFYGLGVADRRAYSEQFVTHFADPLTLAWPNHAKLFFNNKGVAAHTTDICGQYPPDDPSVWNW
- a CDS encoding RND family transporter, with the protein product MSNRHSERPVLARAIRLLSVPIIVFWLALAAVTNTVVPQLEIVGRHHSVSLTPHDAPSSIAMKRMGAVFGEYDSDSAAMIVLEGDAPMGGAAHDYYDGLVRQLEQDTKHVQHVQNYWGDLITAAGSQSADGKSAYVQLNLAGDVGQPLGNESVEAVRDIVARSHPPAGVRAYVTGQAPLTTDLTDAGEKSMVKITVITLVVITVMLLIVYRSVGNLLPVLLVVVIEMCAARGVVAVIGNAGMLGLSTFATSLLTSLAIAAGTDYAIFLVGRYHEARQAGEDRETAYYTAYRGIAHVILGSGLTVAGAMLCLHFTRLNYFSSMGIPSAIGLAVVIAASLTLGPAVLTAGSRLGLLDPKRTINTRGWRRVGTAVVRWPVPILAGAIAVALVGLLALPGYRTNYNDRRYIPASLPTNIGYAAAERHFTAARMNPDMLLVETDHDLRNPSDMLVLDRIAKNIFRVPGIARVQSITRPLGTPIEHSSIPFQISMQSVSTTENLQFLKDRMADMKKMSDDFGVMVAAMERMMDLMRQLSDTTHHMVADTEEMKATTDEMRDHLADFDDFFRPLRSYFYWEQHCFNIPICWAMRSVFDGLDGVDKLTDNLDLLLDDLKNMDAVLPQLLDQLPPMIVVSKSMQTTLLTMYSSFDGMITQIERMTNTATAMGQAFDAAKNDDFFYLPPEAFQNPDFQRGLKLMVSPDNKSARIIITHDTDPATPEGISHVDAELQAAHEAVKGTPLAGAKFYLGGTAATYKDIQTGAKWDLMIAATAAITLIFIVMLVITRALFASFVIIGTVVLSLGASFGLSVLLWQYILGIELHWMTMAFSVIVLLAVGSDYNLLVVSRFKEEITAGLKTGIVRSMGATGGVVTAAGLVFAVTMAAMATSELRAIGQGGTTIGLGLLFDTLVVRSLMTPSIAAVLGRWFWWPLQVRSRPGHVAPLPAPARPNPVALQPVPAE